The following coding sequences lie in one Glycine soja cultivar W05 chromosome 16, ASM419377v2, whole genome shotgun sequence genomic window:
- the LOC114390352 gene encoding probable methyltransferase PMT20 isoform X1, translating to MNNKDGKPVIQPDKSRIVPMAIIFVVLCGSSFYMGIIFCSEKDRFVAMYNQNSIESPKESSISSLQIKYTSFPECSADYQDYTPCTDPRRWRKYGSYRLVLLERHCPPKFERKECLVPPPDGYKPPIRWPKSRDECWYRNVPYDWINKQKSNQHWLKKEGEKFIFPGGGTMFPNGVGKYVDLMEDLIPEMKDGTIRTAIDTGCGVASWGGDLLDRGILTLSLAPRDNHEAQVQFALERGIPAILGVISTQRLPFPSSSFDMAHCSRCLIPWTEYGGVYLLEIHRILRPGGFWVLSGPPINYERRWRGWNTTIEAQKSDYEKLKELLTSLCFKLYKKKGDIAVWKKSPDSNCYNKLARDTYPPKCDDSLEPDSAWYTPLRSCIVVPDPKFKKSGLSSISKWPERLHVTPERISMLHHGSDSTFKHDDSKWKKQAAYYKKLIPELGTDKIRNIMDMNTVYGGFAAALIKDPVWVMNVVSSYATNTLPVVYDRGLIGTFHDWCESFSTYPRTYDLLHLDGLFTAESHRCEMKNVLLEMDRILRPWGHAIIRESHYFTDAITTIGKGMRWECRKEDTENGSDIQKILVCQKKLWYSSNQGSR from the exons ATGAACAATAAAGATGGAAAACCCGTCATCCAACCAGACAAGAGCAGGATTGTCCCTATGGCAATCATATTTGTGGTGCTATGTGGATCTTCTTTCTATATGGGTATAATCTTTTGTTCTGAGAAGGACAGATTTGTGGCAATGTACAACCAGAACTCCATTGAATCCCCCAAGGAGTCATCAATAAGTTCTCTGCAAATTAAATACACGAGTTTTCCTGAATGCAGCGCTGACTACCAAGATTACACTCCATGCACAGATCCAAGG AGATGGAGGAAGTACGGCTCCTATCGACTTGTGTTATTGGAACGCCATTGCCCTCCAAAATTTGAGAGGAAAGAATGCTTAGTTCCTCCCCCAGATGGGTATAAGCCTCCAATTAGATGGCCAAAGAGCAGAGATGAATGTTGGTATAG GAACGTTCCATATGACTGGATTAACAAGCAGAAGTCCAATCAGCATTGGTTGAAAAAGGAAGGGGAGAAATTCATCTTTCCTGGTGGGGGTACTATGTTCCCCAATGGTGTTGGTAAATATGTTGATTTAATGGAAGATCTGATCCCAGAAATGAAGGATGGGACTATTCGAACTGCCATTGATACCGGTTGCgga GTTGCTAGCTGGGGTGGTGACTTGCTAGATCGTGGGATTCTAACTCTTTCTCTTGCACCAAGAGATAACCATGAAGCTCAGGTTCAATTTGCTCTGGAGCGTGGTATCCCTGCAATTCTTGGTGTCATTTCTACACAGAGACTTCCATTCCCATCAAGTTCCTTTGATATGGCTCATTGCTCCAGATGCCTTATCCCATGGACAGAATATG GTGGAGTTTATCTCCTTGAAATTCACCGGATTCTTCGTCCTGGAGGATTTTGGGTCTTGTCTGGTCCACCAATCAACTATGAGCGCAGGTGGCGTGGATGGAACACAACTATTGAAGCACAAAAATCAGATTATGAGAAGTTGAAGGAATTGCTGACTTCACTGTGCTTTAAACTGTACAAGAAAAAGGGTGACATTGCTGTATGGAAGAAGTCTCCAGATAGCAATTGTTATAATAAGCTGGCTAGAGATACCTATCCACCCAAGTGTGATGACAGCCTTGAACCAGATTCAGCATGGTATACTCCGCTTCGCTCCTGTATTGTCGTTCCAGATCCTAAGTTTAAGAAATCCGGTCTGTCGTCCATTTCTAAGTGGCCTGAGCGATTGCACGTTACACCAGAAAGGATTTCAATGCTTCATCATGGAAGTGATAGTACATTCAAACATGATGACAGTAAGTGGAAAAAGCAGGCTGCGTACTACAAGAAGTTGATCCCTGAGCTTGGGACTGACAAAATAAGAAACATAATGGACATGAATACAGTATATGGAGGTTTCGCTGCAGCGTTGATTAAGGACCCTGTATGGGTCATGAATGTAGTCTCATCTTATGCTACCAATACACTCCCTGTGGTTTATGATCGTGGCCTTATTGGAACCTTCCATGATtg GTGTGAATCTTTTTCAACATATCCTCGAACATATGACTTGCTTCATCTTGATGGACTCTTCACTGCAGAAAGCCACAG GTGTGAAATGAAGAATGTGTTGCTGGAAATGGACCGGATATTACGTCCTTGGGGGCACGCAATCATTCGTGAATCCCATTATTTTACAGATGCTATCACAACCATTGGTAAGGGTATGCGTTGGGAATGTCGTAAAGAAGATACTGAGAATGGCAGTGACATTCAGAAGATATTAGTATGCCAGAAAAAGCTATGGTATTCATCCAACCAGGGTTCAAGATGA
- the LOC114390352 gene encoding probable methyltransferase PMT20 isoform X3 codes for MNNKDGKPVIQPDKSRIVPMAIIFVVLCGSSFYMGIIFCSEKDRFVAMYNQNSIESPKESSISSLQIKYTSFPECSADYQDYTPCTDPRRWRKYGSYRLVLLERHCPPKFERKECLVPPPDGYKPPIRWPKSRDECWYRNVPYDWINKQKSNQHWLKKEGEKFIFPGGGTMFPNGVGKYVDLMEDLIPEMKDGTIRTAIDTGCGVASWGGDLLDRGILTLSLAPRDNHEAQVQFALERGIPAILGVISTQRLPFPSSSFDMAHCSRCLIPWTEYGGVYLLEIHRILRPGGFWVLSGPPINYERRWRGWNTTIEAQKSDYEKLKELLTSLCFKLYKKKGDIAVWKKSPDSNCYNKLARDTYPPKCDDSLEPDSAWYTPLRSCIVVPDPKFKKSGLSSISKWPERLHVTPERISMLHHGSDSTFKHDDSKWKKQAAYYKKLIPELGTDKIRNIMDMNTVYGGFAAALIKDPVWVMNVVSSYATNTLPVVYDRGLIGTFHDWCESFSTYPRTYDLLHLDGLFTAESHSSVG; via the exons ATGAACAATAAAGATGGAAAACCCGTCATCCAACCAGACAAGAGCAGGATTGTCCCTATGGCAATCATATTTGTGGTGCTATGTGGATCTTCTTTCTATATGGGTATAATCTTTTGTTCTGAGAAGGACAGATTTGTGGCAATGTACAACCAGAACTCCATTGAATCCCCCAAGGAGTCATCAATAAGTTCTCTGCAAATTAAATACACGAGTTTTCCTGAATGCAGCGCTGACTACCAAGATTACACTCCATGCACAGATCCAAGG AGATGGAGGAAGTACGGCTCCTATCGACTTGTGTTATTGGAACGCCATTGCCCTCCAAAATTTGAGAGGAAAGAATGCTTAGTTCCTCCCCCAGATGGGTATAAGCCTCCAATTAGATGGCCAAAGAGCAGAGATGAATGTTGGTATAG GAACGTTCCATATGACTGGATTAACAAGCAGAAGTCCAATCAGCATTGGTTGAAAAAGGAAGGGGAGAAATTCATCTTTCCTGGTGGGGGTACTATGTTCCCCAATGGTGTTGGTAAATATGTTGATTTAATGGAAGATCTGATCCCAGAAATGAAGGATGGGACTATTCGAACTGCCATTGATACCGGTTGCgga GTTGCTAGCTGGGGTGGTGACTTGCTAGATCGTGGGATTCTAACTCTTTCTCTTGCACCAAGAGATAACCATGAAGCTCAGGTTCAATTTGCTCTGGAGCGTGGTATCCCTGCAATTCTTGGTGTCATTTCTACACAGAGACTTCCATTCCCATCAAGTTCCTTTGATATGGCTCATTGCTCCAGATGCCTTATCCCATGGACAGAATATG GTGGAGTTTATCTCCTTGAAATTCACCGGATTCTTCGTCCTGGAGGATTTTGGGTCTTGTCTGGTCCACCAATCAACTATGAGCGCAGGTGGCGTGGATGGAACACAACTATTGAAGCACAAAAATCAGATTATGAGAAGTTGAAGGAATTGCTGACTTCACTGTGCTTTAAACTGTACAAGAAAAAGGGTGACATTGCTGTATGGAAGAAGTCTCCAGATAGCAATTGTTATAATAAGCTGGCTAGAGATACCTATCCACCCAAGTGTGATGACAGCCTTGAACCAGATTCAGCATGGTATACTCCGCTTCGCTCCTGTATTGTCGTTCCAGATCCTAAGTTTAAGAAATCCGGTCTGTCGTCCATTTCTAAGTGGCCTGAGCGATTGCACGTTACACCAGAAAGGATTTCAATGCTTCATCATGGAAGTGATAGTACATTCAAACATGATGACAGTAAGTGGAAAAAGCAGGCTGCGTACTACAAGAAGTTGATCCCTGAGCTTGGGACTGACAAAATAAGAAACATAATGGACATGAATACAGTATATGGAGGTTTCGCTGCAGCGTTGATTAAGGACCCTGTATGGGTCATGAATGTAGTCTCATCTTATGCTACCAATACACTCCCTGTGGTTTATGATCGTGGCCTTATTGGAACCTTCCATGATtg GTGTGAATCTTTTTCAACATATCCTCGAACATATGACTTGCTTCATCTTGATGGACTCTTCACTGCAGAAAGCCACAG CAGTGTAGGTTAA
- the LOC114390352 gene encoding probable methyltransferase PMT20 isoform X2, which yields MNNKDGKPVIQPDKSRIVPMAIIFVVLCGSSFYMGIIFCSEKDRFVAMYNQNSIESPKESSISSLQIKYTSFPECSADYQDYTPCTDPRRWRKYGSYRLVLLERHCPPKFERKECLVPPPDGYKPPIRWPKSRDECWYRNVPYDWINKQKSNQHWLKKEGEKFIFPGGGTMFPNGVGKYVDLMEDLIPEMKDGTIRTAIDTGCGVASWGGDLLDRGILTLSLAPRDNHEAQVQFALERGIPAILGVISTQRLPFPSSSFDMAHCSRCLIPWTEYGGVYLLEIHRILRPGGFWVLSGPPINYERRWRGWNTTIEAQKSDYEKLKELLTSLCFKLYKKKGDIAVWKKSPDSNCYNKLARDTYPPKCDDSLEPDSAWYTPLRSCIVVPDPKFKKSGLSSISKWPERLHVTPERISMLHHGSDSTFKHDDSKWKKQAAYYKKLIPELGTDKIRNIMDMNTVYGGFAAALIKDPVWVMNVVSSYATNTLPVVYDRGLIGTFHDWCESFSTYPRTYDLLHLDGLFTAESHRYSFFWTHTQQKCKQVINRRTIRHGK from the exons ATGAACAATAAAGATGGAAAACCCGTCATCCAACCAGACAAGAGCAGGATTGTCCCTATGGCAATCATATTTGTGGTGCTATGTGGATCTTCTTTCTATATGGGTATAATCTTTTGTTCTGAGAAGGACAGATTTGTGGCAATGTACAACCAGAACTCCATTGAATCCCCCAAGGAGTCATCAATAAGTTCTCTGCAAATTAAATACACGAGTTTTCCTGAATGCAGCGCTGACTACCAAGATTACACTCCATGCACAGATCCAAGG AGATGGAGGAAGTACGGCTCCTATCGACTTGTGTTATTGGAACGCCATTGCCCTCCAAAATTTGAGAGGAAAGAATGCTTAGTTCCTCCCCCAGATGGGTATAAGCCTCCAATTAGATGGCCAAAGAGCAGAGATGAATGTTGGTATAG GAACGTTCCATATGACTGGATTAACAAGCAGAAGTCCAATCAGCATTGGTTGAAAAAGGAAGGGGAGAAATTCATCTTTCCTGGTGGGGGTACTATGTTCCCCAATGGTGTTGGTAAATATGTTGATTTAATGGAAGATCTGATCCCAGAAATGAAGGATGGGACTATTCGAACTGCCATTGATACCGGTTGCgga GTTGCTAGCTGGGGTGGTGACTTGCTAGATCGTGGGATTCTAACTCTTTCTCTTGCACCAAGAGATAACCATGAAGCTCAGGTTCAATTTGCTCTGGAGCGTGGTATCCCTGCAATTCTTGGTGTCATTTCTACACAGAGACTTCCATTCCCATCAAGTTCCTTTGATATGGCTCATTGCTCCAGATGCCTTATCCCATGGACAGAATATG GTGGAGTTTATCTCCTTGAAATTCACCGGATTCTTCGTCCTGGAGGATTTTGGGTCTTGTCTGGTCCACCAATCAACTATGAGCGCAGGTGGCGTGGATGGAACACAACTATTGAAGCACAAAAATCAGATTATGAGAAGTTGAAGGAATTGCTGACTTCACTGTGCTTTAAACTGTACAAGAAAAAGGGTGACATTGCTGTATGGAAGAAGTCTCCAGATAGCAATTGTTATAATAAGCTGGCTAGAGATACCTATCCACCCAAGTGTGATGACAGCCTTGAACCAGATTCAGCATGGTATACTCCGCTTCGCTCCTGTATTGTCGTTCCAGATCCTAAGTTTAAGAAATCCGGTCTGTCGTCCATTTCTAAGTGGCCTGAGCGATTGCACGTTACACCAGAAAGGATTTCAATGCTTCATCATGGAAGTGATAGTACATTCAAACATGATGACAGTAAGTGGAAAAAGCAGGCTGCGTACTACAAGAAGTTGATCCCTGAGCTTGGGACTGACAAAATAAGAAACATAATGGACATGAATACAGTATATGGAGGTTTCGCTGCAGCGTTGATTAAGGACCCTGTATGGGTCATGAATGTAGTCTCATCTTATGCTACCAATACACTCCCTGTGGTTTATGATCGTGGCCTTATTGGAACCTTCCATGATtg GTGTGAATCTTTTTCAACATATCCTCGAACATATGACTTGCTTCATCTTGATGGACTCTTCACTGCAGAAAGCCACAG GTATTCCTTTTTTTGGACTCATACACAACAGAAATGTAAACAAGTTATCAATAGAAGAACCATTCGGCATGGCAAGTGA
- the LOC114390352 gene encoding probable methyltransferase PMT20 isoform X4, with protein MNNKDGKPVIQPDKSRIVPMAIIFVVLCGSSFYMGIIFCSEKDRFVAMYNQNSIESPKESSISSLQIKYTSFPECSADYQDYTPCTDPRRWRKYGSYRLVLLERHCPPKFERKECLVPPPDGYKPPIRWPKSRDECWYRNVPYDWINKQKSNQHWLKKEGEKFIFPGGGTMFPNGVGKYVDLMEDLIPEMKDGTIRTAIDTGCGVASWGGDLLDRGILTLSLAPRDNHEAQVQFALERGIPAILGVISTQRLPFPSSSFDMAHCSRCLIPWTEYGGVYLLEIHRILRPGGFWVLSGPPINYERRWRGWNTTIEAQKSDYEKLKELLTSLCFKLYKKKGDIAVWKKSPDSNCYNKLARDTYPPKCDDSLEPDSAWYTPLRSCIVVPDPKFKKSGLSSISKWPERLHVTPERISMLHHGSDSTFKHDDSKWKKQAAYYKKLIPELGTDKIRNIMDMNTVYGGFAAALIKDPVWVMNVVSSYATNTLPVVYDRGLIGTFHDWCESFSTYPRTYDLLHLDGLFTAESHSVG; from the exons ATGAACAATAAAGATGGAAAACCCGTCATCCAACCAGACAAGAGCAGGATTGTCCCTATGGCAATCATATTTGTGGTGCTATGTGGATCTTCTTTCTATATGGGTATAATCTTTTGTTCTGAGAAGGACAGATTTGTGGCAATGTACAACCAGAACTCCATTGAATCCCCCAAGGAGTCATCAATAAGTTCTCTGCAAATTAAATACACGAGTTTTCCTGAATGCAGCGCTGACTACCAAGATTACACTCCATGCACAGATCCAAGG AGATGGAGGAAGTACGGCTCCTATCGACTTGTGTTATTGGAACGCCATTGCCCTCCAAAATTTGAGAGGAAAGAATGCTTAGTTCCTCCCCCAGATGGGTATAAGCCTCCAATTAGATGGCCAAAGAGCAGAGATGAATGTTGGTATAG GAACGTTCCATATGACTGGATTAACAAGCAGAAGTCCAATCAGCATTGGTTGAAAAAGGAAGGGGAGAAATTCATCTTTCCTGGTGGGGGTACTATGTTCCCCAATGGTGTTGGTAAATATGTTGATTTAATGGAAGATCTGATCCCAGAAATGAAGGATGGGACTATTCGAACTGCCATTGATACCGGTTGCgga GTTGCTAGCTGGGGTGGTGACTTGCTAGATCGTGGGATTCTAACTCTTTCTCTTGCACCAAGAGATAACCATGAAGCTCAGGTTCAATTTGCTCTGGAGCGTGGTATCCCTGCAATTCTTGGTGTCATTTCTACACAGAGACTTCCATTCCCATCAAGTTCCTTTGATATGGCTCATTGCTCCAGATGCCTTATCCCATGGACAGAATATG GTGGAGTTTATCTCCTTGAAATTCACCGGATTCTTCGTCCTGGAGGATTTTGGGTCTTGTCTGGTCCACCAATCAACTATGAGCGCAGGTGGCGTGGATGGAACACAACTATTGAAGCACAAAAATCAGATTATGAGAAGTTGAAGGAATTGCTGACTTCACTGTGCTTTAAACTGTACAAGAAAAAGGGTGACATTGCTGTATGGAAGAAGTCTCCAGATAGCAATTGTTATAATAAGCTGGCTAGAGATACCTATCCACCCAAGTGTGATGACAGCCTTGAACCAGATTCAGCATGGTATACTCCGCTTCGCTCCTGTATTGTCGTTCCAGATCCTAAGTTTAAGAAATCCGGTCTGTCGTCCATTTCTAAGTGGCCTGAGCGATTGCACGTTACACCAGAAAGGATTTCAATGCTTCATCATGGAAGTGATAGTACATTCAAACATGATGACAGTAAGTGGAAAAAGCAGGCTGCGTACTACAAGAAGTTGATCCCTGAGCTTGGGACTGACAAAATAAGAAACATAATGGACATGAATACAGTATATGGAGGTTTCGCTGCAGCGTTGATTAAGGACCCTGTATGGGTCATGAATGTAGTCTCATCTTATGCTACCAATACACTCCCTGTGGTTTATGATCGTGGCCTTATTGGAACCTTCCATGATtg GTGTGAATCTTTTTCAACATATCCTCGAACATATGACTTGCTTCATCTTGATGGACTCTTCACTGCAGAAAGCCACAG TGTAGGTTAA